The Aeromicrobium tamlense nucleotide sequence ACGAGGCGCGGATGATGCAGCTGTTCCCGCTGCTGCGACCGGGCTTCTCGAACGTCGGCATGTACGAGCCCGGCGCCATGGAGCTCGACGTCCTGGCGATCCACGGCGGCTACGTCCGGACGGCTCGCCAGAACGGCGCCGAGATCCACAAGGGCGCCAAGGTCGAGCGCATCGAGCGCGAGGACGACGGCCGCTGGTCGGTCACCACGAGCGACGGGGAGATCCGGCGCGCGCCGCTGGTGGTCAACGCCGCCGGAGCCTGGGCCGACGTCGTGGCCGAGGCGGCCGGCGTGCGCCAGATCGGGCTGCGACCGCTGCTGCGGACGATCTTCATGGTCTCCTCGCCCGGCGGCGCCGGCACGAAGGACCTGCCCATCCTGGGCGACATCGACCAGGCGTTCTACGTCAAGCCGGAGGGAGAGCAGTTCCTGTGCTCGCCGGCCGACGAGACCCCCAGCGAGCCGAAGGACGCCAAGCCCGACTCGCTCGAGATCTCGCGGGCGATCGACGAGGTCAACGACGCGACCACGATCGGCGTGAAGGGCGTCTCCACCTCGTGGGGCGGCCTGCGCAGCTTCGTCCCCGACCGCAACTTCGTGGTCGGCGAGGACCCCGAGGCCGCCGGCTTCTTCTGGTTCGCCGGACAGGGTGGCTACGGCATCCAGACCGCGCCCGCGACGGCCCGTCTCGGCGCGGCGCTGGCCCGCGGGGAGCAGGCGCCCCAGGACCTGCTCGACCGTGGCCTCGACCCGCTCGCGCTCGTCCCGCACCGTCCCGGCATGCTCGTCGACGCAGGGCACTGAGGCCGCCATGGAGCTCCTGCAGCAGATCATCAACGGTCTGACCATCGGCAGCACGTACGCCCTCGTGGCGATCGGATTCTCGGTCGTCTACGGCGCGCTCGGGCTGGTCAACTTCGCCCACGGCGACATCCTCATGGCCGGCGCGTTCTCGACGTACGGGCTCTACACGCTCGGCGTCCCGCTGCCCCTGGCGTGCCTCGGCGGCATCGTCGTCGGCAGCCTGCTGGCGGTCGCGGTGGAGGAGGTCGCGGTACGGCCGGTCCTCACCCAGCACCTGCTCATCCCCATGATGACCACGCTCGGCGCCGGACTCATCATCCGGAACATCGTCGAGCGCATCTGGGGCAACGGCACGCTGCCGTTCCCGTCGTTCACCGGCGGCGGCTACGTCCACATCGGCGACCTGCAGATCTCGAAGTCGGCGGTGGTCACGCTGGTCGTGGCGTTCGTCGCGATGTTCGCCTTCCTGGCGTTCCTGAAGTTCACCAAGGCGGGCTTCGCGATCCGCGCGGTCGCGCAGGACATGACGGCCGCCCGCCTCATGGGCGTGCCGGTCAACCGCACGATCGCCGTCGTCTACCTGACCGGTGGCGCGATGGGCGTCGTCGGCGGCCTGCTCTACGCGAACACGCTCGAGGTCGTCTACCTCGGCATGGGCTTCGCGGTGCTGCTCAAGGGCTTCGCGGCCGCGATCGTCGGTGGCATCGGCAACCTGCAGGGCGCCATGATCGGCGGCCTGGTCATCGGCGTGCTGGAGTCCACCGTCGGCCCCGCGACCGGCTCCTACCGCGACGCGGTGGCGTTCGTCCTGCTGATCGCGATCCTCCTCGTCCGTCCCACCGGCCTGCTCGGTGCCCGCATCCAGGAGCGTGTCTGATGCTGCAGGTACTCCCCAAGAAGCTCCTCTGGGCCATCGGCGCGATCGCGCTGGTCGCCGCGGTCCTGCTGCCGAATCTCGTCGAGCCGTACACGGTGCGCGTCGCCGCGCTGATCCTCGTGTTCACGGTGTTCGCCACGGGTCTCAACATCATCCTCGGGTTCACCGGTCTGCTGAGCTTCGGCCACGCCGCCGTCTTCGGCGTCGGCGCCTACGTCTCGGCGCGGCTCCTGCTCGACACCGGCATGCCGCTGCTGCTCGTCATGGTCGCGGCCACCGTCGGGGCGGGCGTGGTGGGGCTGCTGGTCGGCCTCACCTCATGGCGCGCGGGCGGCGACTACCTCGCCCTCGTGACGCTCGGCGTCGGCCAGATCTTCTACCTGTTCCTCATCAACGAGAAGGACCTGACGGGCGGCGCGACCGGCCTCCCGGGCATCCCCGCCGGCAACTTCTTCGGCTGGGACCTGGCGCCGCTGGAGAACACGTACCTGTTCATCCTCGCGGTCACCGTCGTCGTGATGGGCTTCGCCTGGGTCCTGGGACGGTCGTACTTCGGCCGGGCCATGCTCGCGGTGCGCGAGGACGAGATCATCGCCCGCGCCCACGGGATCAACGTGCCGCTGACCAAGGTCCTGTCGTTCGGCATCGGCAGCGCGATCGCCGGTCTCGCCGGCGTGCTGCAGGTGCTGCTGCTGGGCTTCGTCGGACCCGCGACGTTCAAGGTCGACCAGTCGATCCTCGTGGTCGAGATCGTCCTGATCGGCGGCATGGCCACGACGATCGGCCCGCTGCTCGGCTCGATCCTCGTCATCGGCTCGACCGAGTACCTGCGAGCCCTGGCCGACTACCGCTCGGCCGTGTTCGGCGTGCTGATGCTCGTGATCCTGCTCTGGCGTCCGGGCGGTCTCGCCCAGATCTTCGGGCTGAGCTCGCGGACGCCCAACGCGGTCCGGCTGCCCTTCATCGGGAGGATCGGCCGCCGCAAGGGCGCGCCGGCTGCGACGCCCGCGGCGGACGAGATCGAGGACGAGCACGAGAAGGAGGAGGTCAGCCGATGAGCACGACCCTGCTGAAGGCGACCGACGTCGGCTGCCGGTTCGGAGGCGTCATCGCCCTCGACCGTGTCGACTTCGAGGTCGCCGAGAACGAGATCGTCGGCCTGATCGGGCCGAACGGATCGGGCAAGACCACCCTGCTGAACGTGCTCTCGGGCATCTACAAGCCCACGTCCGGCTCGCTCACGATCGGCGGCAACGACGTCCGCTGGCCGTCGTCGCGGATCCTGAGCAAGCGGTACAAGCTGGCGCGGACGTTCCAGAACATCCGCCTGGCGCCCGGGCTCACCGTGCGGGACAACGTCCTCATCGGGATGCACTCGACGTTCCACTGGTACGACGCGCTGCGCCGTGGCAGGTCGTCCCGCGAGGCGTCGGCCCGCCAGGCCGCCGACGAGATCCTCGAGTTCGTCGGGATCGCGGACAAGGCCGACCACATCGCCACGGACCTCAGCTACGGCGACCAGCGCCGCGTGGAGATCTCGCGGGCGCTGGCGACCTCGCCGAAGCTGCTCCTGCTCGATGAGCCGGCTGCCGGCATGAACCCGCGCGAGGCCGCGTCGCTCGTGACCCTGATCCGCCAGATCCACGCCCAGCGAGACCTCTCGATCGTGGTCATCGAGCACAACATGAACGTCGTCATGAACACGGCGTCACGGGTCATGGTGCTCGACGCCGGACTCTGCATCGCCCACGGCGACCCGAAGACCGTGAGCTCCGACGAGCAGGTGCTCGAGGCGTATCTGGGAAAGAGGTTCCGCAATGCCTGACCTGCTGCTGCAAGCCAAGGACCTGTGCGTCCAGTACGGACCCGTCACCGCCCTCGACGGCGTCTCGATCGAGGTCAACCGCGGCGAGATCGTCGCGCTGGTCGGTGCGAACGGCGCCGGCAAGTCCACGCTGCTCAAGACGCTCTCGGGCCTGCTGCGACCCGTGAGCGGGGAGGCCTCGTTCGACGGGACCGACCTCGCGCGCACCCCGGCGCACCGGATCGTCTCGGCCGGGCTCGTGCACGTCCCGGAGGGCCGCCACGTGTTCCCCCGGTTCACGCTGCGCGAGAACCTCATGGCGGGCGCGTACACGGGCGACTTCCGCGCCGCGGCGAAGCAGGCCGACGAGATCATCGCGTCGACGCCGATCCTGGCGCGCCGCGCCGGCAGCACGGCCGGGCA carries:
- a CDS encoding NAD(P)/FAD-dependent oxidoreductase gives rise to the protein MTQSEFDVIVVGGGIAGVSIASELSSDRSVCLVEMESSLAFHTTGRSAATFLETYGGPNIRALTTGSREFLTKPPAEFEQILMTPRPLLQFAKQGRESVIEELHRDVLPLVPDAELVDEARMMQLFPLLRPGFSNVGMYEPGAMELDVLAIHGGYVRTARQNGAEIHKGAKVERIEREDDGRWSVTTSDGEIRRAPLVVNAAGAWADVVAEAAGVRQIGLRPLLRTIFMVSSPGGAGTKDLPILGDIDQAFYVKPEGEQFLCSPADETPSEPKDAKPDSLEISRAIDEVNDATTIGVKGVSTSWGGLRSFVPDRNFVVGEDPEAAGFFWFAGQGGYGIQTAPATARLGAALARGEQAPQDLLDRGLDPLALVPHRPGMLVDAGH
- a CDS encoding branched-chain amino acid ABC transporter permease, with the translated sequence MELLQQIINGLTIGSTYALVAIGFSVVYGALGLVNFAHGDILMAGAFSTYGLYTLGVPLPLACLGGIVVGSLLAVAVEEVAVRPVLTQHLLIPMMTTLGAGLIIRNIVERIWGNGTLPFPSFTGGGYVHIGDLQISKSAVVTLVVAFVAMFAFLAFLKFTKAGFAIRAVAQDMTAARLMGVPVNRTIAVVYLTGGAMGVVGGLLYANTLEVVYLGMGFAVLLKGFAAAIVGGIGNLQGAMIGGLVIGVLESTVGPATGSYRDAVAFVLLIAILLVRPTGLLGARIQERV
- a CDS encoding branched-chain amino acid ABC transporter permease; this encodes MLQVLPKKLLWAIGAIALVAAVLLPNLVEPYTVRVAALILVFTVFATGLNIILGFTGLLSFGHAAVFGVGAYVSARLLLDTGMPLLLVMVAATVGAGVVGLLVGLTSWRAGGDYLALVTLGVGQIFYLFLINEKDLTGGATGLPGIPAGNFFGWDLAPLENTYLFILAVTVVVMGFAWVLGRSYFGRAMLAVREDEIIARAHGINVPLTKVLSFGIGSAIAGLAGVLQVLLLGFVGPATFKVDQSILVVEIVLIGGMATTIGPLLGSILVIGSTEYLRALADYRSAVFGVLMLVILLWRPGGLAQIFGLSSRTPNAVRLPFIGRIGRRKGAPAATPAADEIEDEHEKEEVSR
- a CDS encoding ABC transporter ATP-binding protein; translation: MSTTLLKATDVGCRFGGVIALDRVDFEVAENEIVGLIGPNGSGKTTLLNVLSGIYKPTSGSLTIGGNDVRWPSSRILSKRYKLARTFQNIRLAPGLTVRDNVLIGMHSTFHWYDALRRGRSSREASARQAADEILEFVGIADKADHIATDLSYGDQRRVEISRALATSPKLLLLDEPAAGMNPREAASLVTLIRQIHAQRDLSIVVIEHNMNVVMNTASRVMVLDAGLCIAHGDPKTVSSDEQVLEAYLGKRFRNA
- a CDS encoding ABC transporter ATP-binding protein, whose protein sequence is MPDLLLQAKDLCVQYGPVTALDGVSIEVNRGEIVALVGANGAGKSTLLKTLSGLLRPVSGEASFDGTDLARTPAHRIVSAGLVHVPEGRHVFPRFTLRENLMAGAYTGDFRAAAKQADEIIASTPILARRAGSTAGQLSGGEQQWLVVERALMANPTMIMLDEPSMGLSPVLADQILELVSQLRDRGVTVLLVEQNALGAMEIADRVYALGSGSILYSGTSEELRHNEHFADQFLGVVSADAEAAAATNPPQEK